The sequence TGGGTGGTAATAAAAATGAACCCAAAGAAAAGGCACCCTGGGAAATCTGCAAATGATGCTTTGCACCACCCAGTGAACACCCATACAGTCAACACCTCAGGTGTTCATTTTTATTCGAGTTTACTCTAAATGAAgtgttctgttttacactgtAGGGGTTGCGCATTACTCTACAATAGAGTTCATTTGAATAAGTTAATTTGAACACTAATGGTTGAATGGGGAATACTGCAACAGATTTAAATCTTTAGCACtttaaaaatgttattttaaCACCAGTTCAGTGGGATTCATATGTTCACTGAAAATAGTGTACTTTTTAAAACTGTCAGAGTTGAAATGTACACCATTGATTTCACtgtgtagggatgaccaggaatgcTCTCTTGATGAGTGTGAATTTGTcatttttcctgtcctgctaatcattaagaatgtacttttgggtgtcaggtgaaatgtatggagggggggggggcttgagAGCTTTTAGACAGGGTCCCTAGAAAAGGCAGGGAATAAAACTAGCTGAGAACTCAACTTCAccatatatacactgaacaaaagtataaacacaacatgcaacaatttcaaagatgttacagttcatatgagaatcagtcaattgaaataaatattcTAGCAGTTCTTCTTTCTAAGTAAGGGTGTGGCTTAGAAaaccagtctgtatctggtgtgaccaccatttgcctcatgcgaGACAAATCTTCttggcatagagttgatcaggctgttgattgtgaaaTGTTGTcggactcctcttcaatggctctgtgaagttgctggatattggggggaactggaacacgctgtcgtacacgttgatacagagcatcccaaacattctcagtgggtaacatgtctggtgagtatgtaggccatggaataactgggacattttcagcttccaggagttgtgtacagattcttgtggcatggggccgtgcattttcatgctgaaacatgaggtaatggtggtggatgactgacatgacaatgggcctcaggatctcatcacgatATCGCTGTactttcaaattgccatcgatttaagatgcaattgtgttcgtttatagcttatgcctgcccataccttaACCCCACTACCACCATGGGGCATTTAACATAAGTGAACCGCTCGCCCACAGAAGTCAGTTACGAAGCCAAACTCCAGTCAGGTCAataccctggtgaggacgacgagcgcGCAGataagcttccctgagacggtttatgcagaaattcttcagttgcaCAAACTCACATTTTCatctggtggctggtctcagacgatcccgcagatgaagaagccggatgtggaggtcctgggctggtgtggttgtgaggccagttggatgtactgccaaattctctaaaacaactgaGGCAGCTAATGGTAGAAATGAACATTTTAATTCTcaagcaacagctctggtggacattcctgcagtctgcatgccaattgcatgcttcctcaacttgagacatctgtggcattgtgttgtgtgaaaattgttttcacattttagtggccttttcttgtccccagaacaaggtgcacctgtgtaatgatcattgtgtttaatcagcttcttgatatgccacaactgtcaggtggatagattatcttggcaaaggaaaaatgctcactaacagggatgtaaacaaaatcgtgctcaatttgagagaaataagctttttttgcatatcaaacatttctgggatcatttatttcagctcatgaaacatgggaccagcacttcaCATGTTGAGtttgtttttgttctgtataGTGTGAATACAAAGAGAAGTCCAAAGTGATGGCTAGgataaaaacaaacacatttagaaTATCTGGAGCAAGGCCAAAATATCACAATGCTAACTACAGGTATTTCTACCCCTGTTTGTCTTCCTGTTTTCCCCCAGACTACCTCACAAAGAAGATGCTTTCTTGTGTACAACTGCTTCTGTGAAAACACATCGATAGAATGAGTAAAGAAAGTCCAAGAATAGAAATGGACCTGGTAAGTGCTTTAATTTTCCCCCATACCATGGAGTACAGTCATGATCAGACCAGATATTATTTACCTAAAGGTCGGCAGTTGGCGATATTGAGTGGTTTTCATTTTACCATCCAAACGCATTGTATGCACCGGGACTACATTCATATCCCTTGTGAACCGTTTCGTACTTAAATCATTCTCCATTCAGGCTGCATAGGCTTCGATTTCCTCCTGAACTTTATTTAATGGTGAAAGCGGAGAAAAACCGGACAAATATGTGTACCACCAGCATGGTAGAGTGGCTAAATACTAATCCTGGATGTTGTGTTCAGCCAATCAGGTTGCAGCAATCTGTTTTTTCACCTCTAACCTAAGGCAGTGCTGTATCGCATTAGTGAAAACCAAGATTTCTCAGGGTGGGTCTGCTGGTTTTGACTAGCAGGAGTGACTTTTCTTAGCAGGTTAGAAGAAATTATGCAGCAGGTTTGGATAATTaatgtggcaggttaggataattgtTAAGATTAGGTAAAGGCTTAGTTTGCTAAATTTGTTCTTGAAGCAACTCAAACATATTTAGCTACAACCAAGTCTGCCCTGAGTACAGTCTTGGTTTTCGTCAATGTGATGCCGCTAATAGTTTTGACCTGGTTGGCTGAAGGCAATACACAACATCCAGGATTAGCATTTAGCCAATTTAGCATGGTGGTGGGAAATGGTGTTTTCATAAAGGTATGCATATTTTTCCATTTAAAATAAAATTACAGCTTCTCGCCAATAAATAAAGTTAAGGAGGAAATCGAAACCAGGCAGTGTAgcaactacagtatgtacagtacagtatgtatacccagaagtagaggaggactgaATGGCATTTCCACCATACTGCACTTCTACTATACTGTCTTATTATCTTGATTCTAGTACTTAACCATAGACCTGTGTGTTTATTTTGACAGGCCTTTGGCTTTTCAGGCAAGGCGTATGGCTCCTCAAGGAGTATTGTGAGAAGAATAGCCACCAATCTTCCCCTTAAACCATGCCCCAGGGTCCATTTTCAGGTAAAACTGTTTCTGCGACAGAGGAGGCTGGCATATAACATGTCCGCCACCATACTTTGACGGAGTATGATCTGTGTGGGACATTGTTTCCATGTGactttgtttccgtgtctgtcaCTGTTTCTGTGTCACTGCTCTTTACCTTGTGCTCAAGTGTCACGTTATCTTGGCGTTCTCTGGCCTGATGTATTCTGATCTAATCACCCTCATCAAGAGTGTTTGCCAGCttgttcatttgttttgatgCTTCAACACTAAACAGAATAGGAAATGTCATGAGACCAATAACATGGACCTAGGTGCTGATTTAATGTCTGGGGAAGTTAGGCTATGTTGCTCTTCATTGGTAATAAAATATCAAGGTGCCTTTTTAATGTTTAGATTTAAAGTCTGATcccaattgtatttatttttttgcattaGAAAGTTCCAGTTAAACAGAACACAACAGTTAATTTAGATAGTCATGTTATCATTGCCCTGCTCAGTCTTTACATTCATCTGTCCTGTCATTACtgttttttcttctctccctccctttagcTGTCCTTCCTTTCTGTAAGGAATACAGTATGTCTGTTTTAGGTCAGATCATTAGGCAACCTACAACAGTAACTTTGTACTGTTGACTAATGTgtcgtgccccccccccccccatttgctGCTATTACAGTTactctccactcttctgggaaggctttccattagatgttggaacattgctgcagagacttgcttccattcagccacaagaataTTAGTGAGGTTGGGCCTGGTTctgtcagtgttccaattcattccaaagttGTTTGatgggcttgaggtcagggctctgttgcaagccagtcaagttcttccacactgatctcgacaaaccatttctgtatggacctcgctttgtgcaggggggcattgtcatactaAAACTGGATAGGgcctttccccaaactgtttccacaaagctggaagcacagaatttTCTAGAATGGCATTGTATGCTttagctttaagatttcccttcactggaactaaggggcctagaccgATCTGTAaaaaatagccccagaccattattcctcctccgccaaactttacagttggcactatgtattgaCGCAGGTAGagttttcctggcatccgccaaatccagatttgtctgtcggacttcCAGATTGTGAAGCAggattcatcattccagagaatgtgtttccactgcttcagagtccaatggcagcacttggcattgcacatggtgatcttaggctggtGTGCGGCTGCTTGGTCATGcacacccatttcatgaagctccctacTAACTGTTcttgtgttgacgttgcttcctggggcagtttggaactctgtagtgagtttTGCAAAAGAGGACagatttttacacgcttcagtACTTGGtgatcccgttctgtgagcttgtgtggcctaccacgttGTTGCTAAGCCCTTGTTTATCCTAGATGTTTGCATTTCACATTGACGGCACTTGACCAGGGCCAAAATGTAATGAACTGACTTGTTAAAAAGGTGGCACCCTATGAGGTGCCCTGTTGAAAGTCCCTGAACTATTCAGTAAGTCCATTCTACtatcaatgtttgtctatggagattgcatgggtgTGCGCTTTATTTTAtacagcaacaggtgtggctgaaataacttGAGGTAGATGGATTACTGTACCAAACATTTTGCCTCAATTCCCAGCACCGTTGAAGTTCTTGACACTCAAAAAGTGTGCCTGACACCTACCATACCACGTTCAAGGGCACTTCAatctttgtcttgcccattcaccctcagaACAGCGTCAATTTGTCAAAGCATGGATGCTATAAGgtgtcaagcgttccacagggatgctggcccatgttcacGCCAATGCTTCCTATAGTTGCCAAGTTGGCTTAATGTCCTTTGATtagtggaccgttcttgatacacaggggaaactgttgtgtaaaaaacccagcagcgttgctgttcttgacacactcaaactgatgCGCCTGACACCTACCATACCGCGTTCAAAGTCACTGAAGTCTTTTGTTCTCcaaattcaccctctgaatggcacacaaacacaatccatgtctcggttggcctaaaaatccttctttaacctgtctcctccccttcatctacactgaatgaAGTGGGTTTAACAGGTGATGTCAGTAAGGGGTcgtagactgaccaggtcaaAGCTAttgtggaaagagcaggtgtccttaatgttttgtatactcagtgtgtgTAGGTATAGTTAGATCACCGCTGATAAATACATATAGGTGAAACACTGGTCCTCTTGGACTGTCCCCTGAAAGGTATCTGTCTTTTTCTATGACTTTAAGCTCATGTTGACAGACAGCATACGAATAGACCTCGAGGGGTTGTTGACAGACTGCATAATTAAGAATGGACCTCGACAGGCTGACGGATGGCATCAAAATGGCTTACTTCAGTTGCTGTCATGTGCTCCATTTCTAAAAGTCAACTGTAGCCAATCAAATGTCTGTCAGGGTCGGTTTCCAATAGTGTGAATGAAGTTTGAGTCATGAAAAGAGAATACCTCACGTGGTTAAATAGACAGAATGTTTAGGTGTATTAATTAACATGGCTGCCCTGTGTCTCAGCTCGATCCTTACACTGAGGACAGTAGTGTCCTGAATAGCGCCGGGAGACGGAATGGACTGCTGCCCTCTCTGGCTGATGTCTGCTGGATCGACGAGGAGGAGAAAAATGACTGGTTTGGATTTGGGAGACTGAGGTAAGAAAAGAGAGGGCGTTAGCACAGGCAGCCTTTCTCAAGCCGTGATGTTGCCCCTGTTTATTGACCCACACTGTGCTTATTAGGGAGTTCCTTTGCGCTTGTTAACTTTCCATGTGTGTATTACTCCATGAATTTCTTTCCTGCTTTCTAATATGGTGCTTGTATACCATCGGTCCCATTCAGGTCAGAGGCACCGTCAGGGCTCATGTTTCGTTCTCACCCGCCTCAGCCCAGACAACAACCTTTGCCCAGACGGAGGTCATTACCCAGGCTGTACAAGGCCGAGCCGGAGCCCCAGGGTCAGACCTGCAGCAACGATGAGGCCATCCAGAAGATCAGTGCTCTAGAGACAGAGCTGGCTAAACTCAGAGCCCAGATCGCACAGATAGTACTGACCCAGGAGCAGAACGCACTGACACCAGGTACGAGAGAGAGaccccagaacacacacacactaaaaggtAAAGAAGAATCCTCAAAACAGAAAACTGTATCTCAGCCCCTTCCTTTGTTGGgtaagagttttttttttttttttttcactgtAATGATGTATATCTGCCTGAAGATGGCAGCTTTTCATGGAATAATTGTCAGACTAATCTGTACATTTCTTATCCCCAGGAGGTCCTCCCGCCCCAGGTGGCCCTCCTCCACCCTGCGTCCCTCCGCCTCCCCCGccgcctcctccccctccacccccactcaTGGGGCTCCAGCAGAGCTTCTCAGTCATTGACCTCATCCAGGAGCGCCGTGGGAAGAAGACTGAGGGCCAGACACTGCTGGACCAGGGGCCCAAGCAGGCAGATTTTCCCAATATGCTGGACGTGCTCAAAGACATTGGCAAAGTCAAGCTGCGCCCCGCCAAGAGGTAGGCACCGTGTTCATGGTCTGACTTCTACATTACAGAAGATGGACACAACTCTCTTGTTTTATTAACTGAAACCTGTACTGATTTTCCTTAATCCCTGTGTGTTCCTGTCCAGACGGCCAGAGGAGAGCCAAGCCAAACCAAGAGAGCCCACAGACGCTGCGTCTCTTATCGCTAATGCCCTGAAGCGCAAGTTCGCCCATCGCTATCGCCACAACAGCAGTGAGGACAAGGAGTTTGACTTCCCAGCCTCTGAACTGAAACCTTTCTGTTCTGAATTCCCCAAGACCAACAAGAAAGTAGAGATTCCCCTGGTAAGAGCAACACGGATACTACATTACTCTCTGTTAGGAATCCTCCTTTAGGGCCTTATATCATTTCCCATCTACACTGTATGATTGTGCAACAACAAAGATGTGTGTCTGGGTTGTCAGTTGCTTACCTTTTTCTGTCCTCTAGGTAAGGCAGTCCCGGTTGAAAACCCCAGCCCCTGTAGTGAAACCACGTCCAGACACCCCCCTGGTAAGAGAAGTGCAAGCATGACAAACCTTTTTGGTTTATAAAGGTTTCTGATCTAATATTTGATACGTTTGGAAACTCATTTGCTCCTCGGTCTCTTTTCCCATCCTCTAGTTTGGGCAGCACATGTTGAAATCTACTGGCAAGAGAAATCTCCTCTGAGCGCCCACAGAGATGGGATGGAATTCTGGACTTGTTCAGAGTTCTGGACCTTCAGACAGTCGTGGACACTTTAAGTGCCTTATGAAGCGGTTTGTCAGTGGTCTCTGGATGGACACATGGTTTCTGACTAGATATTCAGTTCATCTGCTCTCCATTCTTGCTCACCAACAGTGTTGCATTGCCTCAGTCTTCTTCAGTTCTTGCACTTTGATAACATACAGGATCCGTTTTTGTGTGTACAACTTCGATTTTAACTTGTTTTAATCAAATGTCTATTTTTGTTTCTTAAGTGACGCCAGTTTCAAAGTCTTTGATCTTAAAGGTCAAACTTTGCTGTACAGATTTGCTGTACAGATTTGCTGTACATTATTTTTTGTTATCATAACTAAATTCCAATATGAGGCACACCAGTGTTTTATGttctgcatacacacacactacagactcCTAACATTCCTCTCAGCTGACAACTGTTCATAACTACATTTATATATGGGAATGAACCTTCTCTGAATCACAGATGGAAAGGTGTATCCTTTTTGCATGCCCTTTTCAAGGCAGTTGTATTTCTCTTTTCCTCACTGGGTATTTGCTGTGTACTGCTTGCTGTGGGTAGAGAGAAATgtaagcagaggagaggaaacacttTGTCATTTGGTCCCTCTTGTAGAGTATTGAGCCATTGACTAGAATGCAATTTACAAACAGTCTAATTTCTGATTTCTAGATCTCTTATTTATGTTTTGTTTTGAACTGAATTTAGTTAATACTTGATACAGATAATGAAGTTGTAGCTGTTATCAATGCTATCAAAGCATGTATGGTTGAGATGTAACTGTATTTATGTTTCGTTTTAGACTG is a genomic window of Oncorhynchus gorbuscha isolate QuinsamMale2020 ecotype Even-year linkage group LG12, OgorEven_v1.0, whole genome shotgun sequence containing:
- the LOC123991324 gene encoding mitochondrial fission regulator 1-like, with translation MSKESPRIEMDLAFGFSGKAYGSSRSIVRRIATNLPLKPCPRVHFQLDPYTEDSSVLNSAGRRNGLLPSLADVCWIDEEEKNDWFGFGRLRSEAPSGLMFRSHPPQPRQQPLPRRRSLPRLYKAEPEPQGQTCSNDEAIQKISALETELAKLRAQIAQIVLTQEQNALTPGGPPAPGGPPPPCVPPPPPPPPPPPPPLMGLQQSFSVIDLIQERRGKKTEGQTLLDQGPKQADFPNMLDVLKDIGKVKLRPAKRRPEESQAKPREPTDAASLIANALKRKFAHRYRHNSSEDKEFDFPASELKPFCSEFPKTNKKVEIPLVRQSRLKTPAPVVKPRPDTPLFGQHMLKSTGKRNLL